A part of Desulfobacter sp. genomic DNA contains:
- a CDS encoding 4Fe-4S binding protein encodes MYSKIVILDFPPEVAQKAIVCQLVKKYDLLFNILKAQISSRREGHMVLEISSVSRAGFNKGVNFLKEQGIRISTPEHQIYKDEEICTHCGACIAVCPTDALYIKRPEMEVIFDREKCSLCERCLVTCPTRAMGLFSKNKEEIA; translated from the coding sequence TTGTATTCAAAAATTGTTATCCTAGATTTCCCGCCGGAGGTGGCCCAGAAGGCCATCGTCTGCCAGCTGGTCAAAAAATACGACCTGCTCTTTAACATCCTTAAAGCCCAGATTTCTTCCAGGCGGGAAGGCCACATGGTGCTGGAGATCTCCTCGGTATCCAGGGCAGGGTTCAATAAAGGGGTGAACTTCCTCAAGGAACAGGGGATCCGTATTTCCACCCCTGAACATCAGATTTACAAGGATGAAGAAATCTGTACCCACTGCGGGGCCTGCATCGCCGTATGCCCCACCGACGCCCTGTACATCAAGCGCCCTGAAATGGAAGTGATTTTCGACCGGGAAAAATGCAGTCTGTGCGAACGATGCCTGGTGACCTGCCCCACCCGGGCCATGGGCCTTTTTAGCAAAAATAAGGAAGAGATCGCCTGA